The genomic stretch ATTTCCGGTCGATCCGCGATCCGATCGACACCTCGACCCCCCAGGGTATGTTTTCGCTTCAGGTTCTTGGTGCGGTCGCGCAGCTCGAGCGAGCGTTGATGGGTCAGAACAAGAGCTGCTCATGAGCGATTAAGGGTTTCCGGGCATGTTTAAACTACCCCGCATACACGAGGCAGGTCAAATGATGTAGCCTGTGCACGGTGCTGGAGACGATGGTCCGAACCGATGGTTATCATACTCTCATCCGCGGATTTTCACCGCCTGACCATATTCGATGCGGGCTTGCCTCTCTCTAAGAACGGATATTTATCCCAGCGTGTGTCGAGGTTTCCCTGATCTCTGGCCATCATCTCCAGCATGCTGCACAGGCAGATAAAGGCGATGCATTCAGGCCGACAGCGGTGTTTTACGAGCGATATCCCAGATGAAGCCGGCAAGCTCCCGTGCAATAGCGGTTAGAACACGTGGCTGGGGTTTCCCAGTTCTCGAAAGATCGCGATAACGCTTGCAAAGCCTCGTCTGCGCCTTCCACCCAATGTCTCTGATCTCGTGCGGAAGGTGCTGGCTGCGTTTAAGATGAAGGTGCCGTTCGCGAGGGGGATGTCGGTAGGACCAGCTCGCCTCGACCATCATGGTTCGGGCCAGAGCATTGCCGGTTCTGGTGATGCGCCCGCGCCGTGTAGTGCTGCCGCTGGAATGTTCGCTCGGCACCAGCCCAAGCCAGGCCATCAACTGTCGCGGGTTCGAGAACCGACTGATATCGCCGATTTCGGCAGCCAGGGTTGCGGCAATCATGGTATTGACCCCACGCAACGCTCTCAACGCATCAACGACCGGAGCAAACCGCCAGGGCTTCACCGCATCTTCAATAGCCAGATCAAGCGTCCGGATGCGTTCTTCGATCTGGCGAATAGCGCGCTTCAGTTCCTCGAAAGCTATCTGCTGATGCGGATAGCGGAATTTGCGCAATTCGTTGATCCAGCGCCAGTGCATTTTCGTCCAATAAGTGGGGCGTTCATACCGAAGACCATGGCGAAGCAGGAAGCTCAACAGCTGTTGCTTCGCAATCTTCAGCGCTTCCAGCGCCTGCTTGCGGGTGCGGATCAAATCCCGCATGGCTTCCTGTTCTTCATCAGGTGTCCAGATCGGCGTCAGTTCTCCTGCTCGCCACAGTCGCGCCAGCATTTCCGCATCGCGCCGATCTGTCTTAACCCGATCTCCAGCGCGGCGCGGGATCATGGCCGGAGCAACAACGGCACAATCAAATCCGAGTTTTGTCAGTAGGCGATACAACCCGTAGCCACACGGACCTGCTTCGTAGCAAAACACCGGTCGTGCACCCGCAGCCGACAGCCGCTTTGTCAGGCGTAAAACGGAATCGGCGTTGTTTTCGATAATGCCGTAAAACCGCACGTCGCCATTCCGGCCATCATCCGCGGTCGCAACAGCAATCGTCTCAGCGTGAACATCAAGGCCGACATAAACCATTCTTTCCATAAGCTTCTTCCTTTCCAAACCAATCCGTTTGACAAGGAAAACCTAGCGGCTTTGCCGCCGTAAATCGCTCATCTGGTCTAAGATCGAACGGACCGTGAACTGTCTTCCTGGAACTTAGGAAAGCTGATGGTGTGCTGCTGGTCGCGAACTTTCTGGCGAAGGCGCGCTTTACGTCTGCCATCCTCGCGTCGTTCTTTACGCATTCTTTACGACCTCGCCTCGCCTTCAACATGGCGCCCTTACGCCCGGTAGCGCCATTTCTCGGGCCGATATCCATGAAAGGGATTCGGCTCATGTTCGACCTTATCTACGTCGCGCTTGCCGTTGGCGGCTTTCTGGCCTTCGCAGTCGCCGTGCGCGCCTGTGAGCGCCTGTGAGGTGCCGGCGATGATCGAGTATTTCATTGGCGGCGCTGTCGCTCTGGCGCTTCTTGCCTACCTCACGGTCGCATTGCTGCGTCCGGAACGATTCTGACGGAGGTGCGGAGTGGCTACCGATATTCTTCAGTTCCTGCTTTATGCAGCCATCCTGGTCGCGCTCGCCTGGCCGCTCGGCGGCTACATGACGCGGGTATTTCAGGGCGAGCGCACCCTGCTTTCCCCGGTGCTCGTGCCGGTGGAGCGCGGCATCTATGCGGTTGCCGGCAAATCCGCAATGCAGGACCAGCACTGGACGCGCTATGCGCTCTCGCTTCTGGTCTTCAACTTCGCCGGCTGGCTGTTCCTCTACACCGTCTTGCGCCTCCAACATCTCCTTTCGTGGAACCCGGAAGGCCTGGCGCCGATGCCCCCGGGACTTGCCTTCAACACGGCAGTCAGCTTCGTCACCAACACAAATTGGCAGGCCTATGGGGGCGAAACGACGCTCTCCTACTTCAGCCAAATGGTCGGACTCACGGTGCAGCACTTCGTCTCGGCCGCCACAGGCATTGCCGTGGCCGTCGCGGTGATCCGCGGCTTTGCGGCCCGCAATGTCAGGTCGATCGGCAATTTCTGGGTCGATATGACCCGCTCAATTCTCTACGTCCTGCTGCCGCTGTCGATCATCGGAGCGCTTGTGCTCATCTGGCAGGGGGTGCCGCAGACGCTCAGTGCCTATGTGCCGACAACCACGCTGGAGGGCGCAAGGCAGCTTATCGCACAAGGACCCGCCGCCTCGCAGATCGCCATCAAGCAGCTCGGCACGAATGGCGGCGGCTTCTTCAACGTCAATTCCGCCCATCCGCTCGAGAACCCGACGCAGCTCTCGAACCTGCTGCAGCTGCTCTACATCCTGCTGATCCCGGCAGCTTTCTGCTTCCTGTTCGGACACATGGTGAAGGATCAGCGGCAGGGGATCGCAATTTTCGCCGCCATGGGCATCCTGTTCGTTGTCGGGCTTGCCGTCATCTACGGCGCGGAGATTCGCGGCAACACGCTCTATGATGCACTGCCGATCGACCAGGCGGCGGGAAACATGGAGGGCAAGGAAGTCCGCTTCGGAACCGGCCTTTCCGCGCTCTGGGCCGAGGCCACGACGGCCGCCTCCAACGGCTCGGTCAACTCCATGCATGACAGCTTCACGCCGCTCGCCGGGCTTGCGCTTCTGCTCAACATGCAGGTGGGCGAGGTCATCTTCGGCGGTGTCGGCGCCGGTTTCTACGGCATGCTCCTCTTCGTGGTGCTCACCGTGTTCCTCGCCGGTCTGATGGTCGGGCGCACACCTGAATATCTCGGCAAGAAAATCGAGGCAAAGGAAGTCAAGCTCGCGGTCCTCACCTTCCTGTCGATGCCGGTCGGCATCCTGGTCTTCGGCGCGGTTGCCGCCATTGTTCCGTCGGCCCTGGCTGCGGTTCAGGATCCCGGCCCCCATGGGCTCTCGGAGATCCTCTACGCCTATTCCTCGGCCACCGGCAACAACGGTTCGGCCTTCGCCGGCTTCGGCGCCAACCTGCCGTTCCACACGACGCTACAGGGAATCGCCATGCTTCTCGGCCGCTACGCCTTCATCGTGCCGATGCTGGCGATTGCCGGGGCGCTTGCGACGAAGACGCCAGCACCGGCCTCGGCCAGCACGTTTCCGACCCACGGTCCGCTCTTTGTCGTCCTGCTCATGGTGGTCGTCCTGATCCTCGGCGGCCTCACTTTCTTTCCGGCACTCGCCCTCGGCCCGATCGCCGAACAGGTGGCGATGCTTGCCGACCAGACGTTCTGAGGTGTTTCGATGACCAAGCATAAGCGCAAGGACTTTTCTTTGTTCGACCGGGCGCTCGCCGCCCAGGCGGCGCGTAGCGCCGTCGCCAAGCTCGATCCGCGCGTGCTTTCCCGCAACCCGGTCATGTTCGTCACCGGCGTGGTCGCGCTGCTCACGACATTCATTTTCCTTCGCGATCTCGTCACCGGAGCAGCGATGACCGGCACAGTCGGCCAGATCGCCTTCTGGCTATGGGTGACGGTGCTGTTCGCCAATTTCGCGGAGGCGATCGCCGAGGGCCGGGGTAAGGCGCGCTCCGACAGCCTGCGGGCGACACAAGCGGAGACCGAATGCCGGCGCCTCACCGGAGACCCGGCCGCCCATGAGAATTTCGAGCTCGTGTCAAGCCAGAAGCTTCATAAGGACGACGTCGTTCTGGTGGAGGCCGGCGACCTGATCCCTGCCGACGGTGAAGTGATCGAAGGCGTCGCATCGGTGGACGAGTCGGCCATCACGGGCGAATCGGCGCCGGTGATCCGCGAGTCGGGCGGCGACCGTTCGGCGGTCACCGGCAGCACGTGTCTGGTCTCGGACTGGCTGGTGATCCGCGTCACCGCCGAGCCCGGCAAGAGCTTCCTCGACCGCATGATCGCCATGGTCGAAGGCGCAGAGCGCCAGAAGACGCCGAACGAGATCGCACTCAACATCCTGCTCATCGGCATGACCATCATCTTCGTTCTGGTCGTCGTGACGCTGGAACCCTTCGCGCTTTTCTCCGGCACCTCGATTCCTGTCGCCTTCCTGGTGGCGCTGCTGGTCACGCTCATCCCGACGACGATCGGCGGCCTCCTGTCGGCCATCGGCATTGCCGGCATGGACCGGCTGGTGAAGGCCAATGTCATCGCCAAGTCGGGCCGCGCGGTCGAGGCGGCCGGCGATGTCGATACGCTGTTGCTCGACAAGACCGGCACCATCACCTTCGGCAACCGCATGGCCGACGCCTTCATGCCCCTGCCAGGTGTGAGCGAGCGCGAGCTGATCGAAACCGCCTTGCTCGCCTCGTTTCCCGACGAGACACCGGAAGGCAAGTCCATCGTCGATCTGGCCCACAAGATGCTGGGCAGGGAGGTCGATGCACTTCGGGAACGGGTTGGAGAATTCGTGCCCTTCAGCGCGCAGACCCGTCTTTCTGGCGCCGACCTGACGGATGGAGGCGAAGTCCGCAAGGGCGCGAGCGATGCCATGCTCCGCTATGCCGGGGCAAAAGCGAGCCTCGATCTCACGCGCATCGTCGAGAGTATCGGCAAGTCGGGTGGGACGCCGCTAGTCGTCTCGCGCGACCGACGCATCCTCGGGGTGATCCACCTGAAGGACATTATCAAGCCCGGCATTCGCGAGCGCTTCGCCGAGCTCCGGCGCTTGGGTATCCGCACGGTGATGATCACCGGCGACAACCCGCTGACCGCCGCCGCGATCGCGGCAGAGGCAGGTGTCGATGATTTCCTAGCTGAGGCAACGCCGGAAAAGAAGCTGGAACTGATCCGCCAGGAGCAGGCCGAAGGCAAGCTGGTGGCCATGTGCGGCGACGGCTCCAACGATGCACCGGCACTGGCCCAGGCCGACATCGGTGTGGCGATGAATACCGGTACGCCGGCGGCCAAGGAAGCCGGCAACCTGATCGATCTCGATAGCGATCCCACCAAGCTCATCGAAGTGGTGCTGGTCGGCAAGCAACTGCTGATCAGCCGCGGTGCGCTGACCACCTTCTCGATCGCCAACGACGTGGCGAAGTATTTCGCCATCCTGCCGGCCCTGTTCATCACCGCCTATCCCGGCCTGCAGGCACTCAACGTCATGGATCTGGCGAGCCCGGCAAGTGCCATCCTGTCTGCCGTGATCTTCAACGCGCTGGTCATCTTCGCCCTGATTCCGCTCGCCTTGCGCGGCGTACGCTATTCTCCGGCGACGGCGGGCGAGCTGCTGCAGCGCAACCTGTTGATCTACGGGCTGGGCGGCCTGGTCGTGCCGTTCGTCGGCATCAAGGCCATCGACGTCGCGGTCTCCGCGCTCGGTCTTGTGTAAGAAGGATGAAGACGATGATTTCGCAGATAAGACCGGCAATCGCCCTGCTGGCGATGATGATCCTGCTGACCGGCGTCGCCTATCCTTTGGCAATGACGGCGGTCGGGCAGGCCCTGTTTCCCCACCAGGCCAATGCGAGCTTGATCACCCGTGATGGCGTGGTGATCGGCTCCGAGTACATCGGGCAGACGTTCGAGCAGCCGGAATATTTTCATGGTCGCCCGTCCGCCGTCGACTACGATGCGGCATCTTCAGGCGGCACAAACCTTGCGCCGACGAACCGCGACCTGGTCGATGCCGTTGGTGAGCGAGCCCGGATGATCGCGGCGGAGACCGGGAGCCGGCGGGTGCCGATCGATCTCGTAACATCTTCGGCGAGCGGTCTCGACCCGCACATTTCCCCCGAAAGCGCCTATCTACAGATAGCGCGCATTGCCAAGGCGAGAGGTCTTTCCGCCCAGGACCTGCGCCGCATGGTCGACGGGCATATCGAAACGCCGCTTTTCGGGATATTCGGTGCGCCGGCCGTCAATGTATTGAAGCTGAACCTGGCGCTCGATGAGCGGGCGCCGATTGAAAC from Sinorhizobium alkalisoli encodes the following:
- the kdpB gene encoding potassium-transporting ATPase subunit KdpB; translation: MTKHKRKDFSLFDRALAAQAARSAVAKLDPRVLSRNPVMFVTGVVALLTTFIFLRDLVTGAAMTGTVGQIAFWLWVTVLFANFAEAIAEGRGKARSDSLRATQAETECRRLTGDPAAHENFELVSSQKLHKDDVVLVEAGDLIPADGEVIEGVASVDESAITGESAPVIRESGGDRSAVTGSTCLVSDWLVIRVTAEPGKSFLDRMIAMVEGAERQKTPNEIALNILLIGMTIIFVLVVVTLEPFALFSGTSIPVAFLVALLVTLIPTTIGGLLSAIGIAGMDRLVKANVIAKSGRAVEAAGDVDTLLLDKTGTITFGNRMADAFMPLPGVSERELIETALLASFPDETPEGKSIVDLAHKMLGREVDALRERVGEFVPFSAQTRLSGADLTDGGEVRKGASDAMLRYAGAKASLDLTRIVESIGKSGGTPLVVSRDRRILGVIHLKDIIKPGIRERFAELRRLGIRTVMITGDNPLTAAAIAAEAGVDDFLAEATPEKKLELIRQEQAEGKLVAMCGDGSNDAPALAQADIGVAMNTGTPAAKEAGNLIDLDSDPTKLIEVVLVGKQLLISRGALTTFSIANDVAKYFAILPALFITAYPGLQALNVMDLASPASAILSAVIFNALVIFALIPLALRGVRYSPATAGELLQRNLLIYGLGGLVVPFVGIKAIDVAVSALGLV
- the kdpC gene encoding potassium-transporting ATPase subunit KdpC, with protein sequence MISQIRPAIALLAMMILLTGVAYPLAMTAVGQALFPHQANASLITRDGVVIGSEYIGQTFEQPEYFHGRPSAVDYDAASSGGTNLAPTNRDLVDAVGERARMIAAETGSRRVPIDLVTSSASGLDPHISPESAYLQIARIAKARGLSAQDLRRMVDGHIETPLFGIFGAPAVNVLKLNLALDERAPIETDATGSMDGASAER
- the kdpF gene encoding K(+)-transporting ATPase subunit F; the protein is MIEYFIGGAVALALLAYLTVALLRPERF
- the kdpA gene encoding potassium-transporting ATPase subunit KdpA; this translates as MATDILQFLLYAAILVALAWPLGGYMTRVFQGERTLLSPVLVPVERGIYAVAGKSAMQDQHWTRYALSLLVFNFAGWLFLYTVLRLQHLLSWNPEGLAPMPPGLAFNTAVSFVTNTNWQAYGGETTLSYFSQMVGLTVQHFVSAATGIAVAVAVIRGFAARNVRSIGNFWVDMTRSILYVLLPLSIIGALVLIWQGVPQTLSAYVPTTTLEGARQLIAQGPAASQIAIKQLGTNGGGFFNVNSAHPLENPTQLSNLLQLLYILLIPAAFCFLFGHMVKDQRQGIAIFAAMGILFVVGLAVIYGAEIRGNTLYDALPIDQAAGNMEGKEVRFGTGLSALWAEATTAASNGSVNSMHDSFTPLAGLALLLNMQVGEVIFGGVGAGFYGMLLFVVLTVFLAGLMVGRTPEYLGKKIEAKEVKLAVLTFLSMPVGILVFGAVAAIVPSALAAVQDPGPHGLSEILYAYSSATGNNGSAFAGFGANLPFHTTLQGIAMLLGRYAFIVPMLAIAGALATKTPAPASASTFPTHGPLFVVLLMVVVLILGGLTFFPALALGPIAEQVAMLADQTF
- a CDS encoding IS110 family transposase; protein product: MERMVYVGLDVHAETIAVATADDGRNGDVRFYGIIENNADSVLRLTKRLSAAGARPVFCYEAGPCGYGLYRLLTKLGFDCAVVAPAMIPRRAGDRVKTDRRDAEMLARLWRAGELTPIWTPDEEQEAMRDLIRTRKQALEALKIAKQQLLSFLLRHGLRYERPTYWTKMHWRWINELRKFRYPHQQIAFEELKRAIRQIEERIRTLDLAIEDAVKPWRFAPVVDALRALRGVNTMIAATLAAEIGDISRFSNPRQLMAWLGLVPSEHSSGSTTRRGRITRTGNALARTMMVEASWSYRHPPRERHLHLKRSQHLPHEIRDIGWKAQTRLCKRYRDLSRTGKPQPRVLTAIARELAGFIWDIARKTPLSA